One genomic region from Longimicrobium sp. encodes:
- the mutS gene encoding DNA mismatch repair protein MutS, giving the protein MASDDTPLMLQWREVKARHPDALVFFRVGDFYELFNEDAVEGSRLLDLTLTSRNNGGSKAPLAGIPAHALDTYLRRLVAAGRRVAICDQVEDPALAKGLVKRAVTEMVTPGAIFSDTLLDARRNNFLAAIAGDAAGEGSVGLALGDLTTGEMTVRRLSWDDLPDALGVFQPAEILLPRTWELFPIPGAAEVTRTYRPDWLFDARTAAEELGRHFRVANLAGYGFEPGDESLVAACGALVAYLAEVQPAGFGGLRPPRIERSGHVMVLDEMTRRNLELVEPIRGAGTQGTLLGVLDEALTPMGGRLLRRWLLAPLVDVPAIDARLDAVAELVESDAVRRGVRDALGEVRDLERLAVKVGSGRANPREMLALAASLGRIPLLRDALGDVRSPMLRGLLDGLDPLDEVRERIECTVAADTPISTAEGGVIRGGCHAELDELRGVRDGAVDFIARLQARERERTGIQTLKVGFNRVFGYYLEVTRTHAERVPGDYMRKQTLANAERYFTPELKEWEEKVLGAEEKINALEARLFSELREAAAREVPRIQAVAERVAAIDVLSALAEVAVRRDFARPEVDGGFTLEVRGGRHPVVETMMPREEFIPNDVRLDHDARVMILTGPNMAGKSTVLRQVGLVVLLAQVGSFVPARYARVGIVDRIFTRVGASDNLVRGQSTFMVERNETAAILHGATARSLVLLDEIGRGTSTWDGLSVATATTEHLHDEVGAKTIFATHYHELTRLSNRLPGVVNFSVAVREVGDDIVFLRRLVAGGADRSYGVEVARLAGLPESVVARAREILRELETAAAPQPEAPRHEPELQLGLFGPPIHPAVEKLRGVDVNRLTPLQALNLLSELTDAAKA; this is encoded by the coding sequence ATGGCGTCCGACGACACTCCGCTGATGCTGCAGTGGCGCGAGGTGAAGGCGCGCCACCCGGATGCGCTCGTCTTCTTTCGTGTCGGCGACTTCTACGAGCTGTTCAACGAGGACGCGGTGGAAGGGTCGCGCCTCCTCGACCTGACGCTCACCTCGCGCAACAACGGCGGGTCGAAAGCGCCGCTCGCCGGCATCCCCGCGCACGCGCTGGACACCTATCTCCGCCGCCTCGTCGCGGCCGGCCGCCGCGTGGCCATCTGCGACCAGGTGGAAGACCCCGCGCTGGCCAAGGGGCTGGTCAAGCGCGCGGTCACGGAGATGGTGACGCCCGGCGCCATCTTCTCCGACACTCTCCTCGACGCGCGCCGCAACAACTTCCTGGCCGCCATCGCCGGGGATGCGGCGGGGGAGGGAAGCGTCGGCCTGGCGCTGGGCGACCTGACCACGGGGGAGATGACGGTGCGCCGCCTCTCCTGGGACGATCTCCCCGACGCGCTGGGGGTGTTCCAGCCGGCGGAGATCCTGCTGCCGCGCACCTGGGAGCTCTTTCCCATCCCCGGCGCGGCGGAGGTGACGCGGACCTATCGCCCCGACTGGCTGTTCGACGCGCGGACGGCGGCGGAGGAGCTGGGGCGGCACTTCCGCGTGGCCAATCTCGCCGGCTACGGCTTCGAGCCGGGCGACGAGTCGCTAGTGGCCGCCTGCGGCGCGCTGGTCGCCTACCTGGCCGAGGTGCAGCCGGCGGGGTTCGGGGGCCTGCGCCCCCCGCGGATCGAGCGGTCGGGGCACGTGATGGTGCTGGACGAGATGACGCGGCGGAACCTGGAGCTGGTGGAGCCGATCCGCGGCGCGGGAACGCAGGGGACGCTGCTGGGGGTGCTCGACGAGGCGCTGACGCCGATGGGCGGCCGGCTGCTGCGGAGATGGCTCCTCGCCCCGCTGGTCGACGTCCCCGCCATCGACGCGCGGCTGGACGCGGTGGCCGAGCTGGTGGAGTCCGACGCCGTGCGCCGCGGCGTGCGCGACGCGCTGGGCGAGGTGCGCGACCTGGAGCGGCTGGCGGTGAAGGTGGGCTCCGGCCGCGCGAACCCGCGCGAGATGCTGGCGCTGGCCGCCTCGCTCGGCCGCATCCCCCTCCTTCGCGACGCGCTGGGGGACGTGCGGTCGCCGATGCTGCGCGGCCTGCTGGACGGGCTCGATCCGCTCGACGAGGTGAGGGAGCGGATCGAGTGCACGGTCGCGGCCGACACGCCCATCTCCACTGCGGAGGGCGGGGTGATCCGCGGCGGGTGCCACGCCGAGCTCGACGAGCTGCGCGGGGTGCGCGACGGCGCGGTGGACTTCATCGCCCGGCTGCAGGCGCGCGAGCGCGAGCGGACGGGGATTCAGACGCTGAAGGTCGGCTTCAACCGCGTCTTCGGCTACTACCTGGAGGTCACCCGCACGCACGCCGAGCGCGTCCCCGGCGACTACATGCGCAAGCAGACGCTGGCCAACGCCGAGCGCTACTTCACCCCCGAGCTGAAGGAGTGGGAGGAGAAGGTCCTGGGCGCCGAGGAGAAGATCAACGCGCTCGAGGCGCGCCTCTTTTCCGAGCTGCGCGAGGCCGCCGCGCGCGAGGTGCCGCGCATCCAGGCCGTCGCCGAGCGGGTGGCGGCGATCGACGTCCTCTCCGCGCTGGCCGAGGTCGCCGTCCGCCGCGACTTCGCCCGGCCGGAGGTGGACGGCGGCTTCACGCTGGAGGTGCGCGGGGGACGGCATCCCGTCGTCGAGACGATGATGCCGCGCGAGGAGTTCATCCCCAACGACGTGCGGCTGGACCACGACGCGCGGGTGATGATCCTCACCGGGCCCAACATGGCGGGGAAGTCCACCGTCCTCCGCCAGGTGGGCCTAGTGGTCCTCCTGGCCCAGGTCGGCTCCTTCGTCCCCGCGCGCTACGCCCGGGTCGGCATCGTCGACCGCATCTTCACCCGCGTGGGCGCGTCGGACAACCTGGTCCGCGGGCAGTCGACGTTCATGGTGGAGAGGAACGAGACGGCGGCGATCCTCCATGGCGCCACGGCCCGGTCGCTGGTGCTGCTGGACGAGATCGGCCGGGGGACGTCGACCTGGGACGGGCTCTCGGTGGCCACGGCCACGACGGAGCATCTCCACGACGAAGTCGGCGCGAAGACGATCTTCGCCACGCACTACCACGAGCTGACGCGGCTTTCCAACCGCTTGCCGGGCGTGGTGAACTTCTCCGTCGCGGTCCGCGAGGTGGGCGACGACATCGTCTTCCTCCGCCGCTTGGTCGCCGGCGGCGCGGACCGCAGCTACGGCGTGGAGGTGGCGCGGCTGGCGGGGCTGCCCGAGAGCGTCGTGGCCCGCGCGCGGGAGATCCTGCGCGAGCTGGAGACGGCGGCCGCGCCGCAGCCCGAGGCGCCGCGGCACGAACCCGAGCTGCAGCTGGGGCTCTTCGGCCCGCCCATCCATCCCGCCGTGGAGAAGCTACGCGGGGTCGACGTGAACCGGCTGACGCCGCTGCAGGCGCTGAACCTGCTGTCCGAGCTCACCGACGCGGCGAAGGCATAG
- a CDS encoding S8 family serine peptidase: MFANALGVGVLAGADTLRIEHRPDEAVEVLASGSHGGVRGRGGARRRVAGSSFAAPVVTGIVALHLQRHPGAPAAGVHDLLSRLAVRSAP; this comes from the coding sequence GTGTTCGCCAACGCGCTGGGCGTGGGCGTGCTTGCCGGCGCCGACACCCTCCGCATCGAGCATCGCCCGGACGAGGCGGTGGAGGTGCTGGCCAGCGGCTCGCACGGCGGCGTACGGGGCCGCGGCGGCGCGCGCCGCCGGGTGGCGGGAAGCAGCTTTGCCGCGCCGGTCGTCACCGGGATCGTCGCCCTCCACCTGCAGCGCCATCCCGGCGCCCCGGCGGCCGGGGTGCACGACCTGCTCTCCCGCCTCGCCGTCCGTTCCGCGCCGTGA
- a CDS encoding energy transducer TonB encodes MLGHAARTTALLAAGLLLAACERGPVPETPPRQVSASPFQYPEELWDAQVEGQTTLKLFISERGTVDTSKVDRSSGYPAFDSAALAGSRELRFRPATRNGRPVAAWFLLPVQFELNAADSAAAPATAPDTQSRQ; translated from the coding sequence ATGCTCGGACACGCCGCCCGCACCACCGCCCTGCTCGCCGCCGGACTGCTGCTCGCCGCCTGCGAGCGCGGGCCGGTGCCCGAGACGCCGCCGCGCCAGGTCTCCGCGTCGCCGTTCCAGTATCCCGAAGAGCTGTGGGACGCGCAGGTCGAGGGACAGACCACGCTCAAGCTCTTCATCTCCGAGCGCGGCACGGTGGACACGTCGAAGGTGGACCGCAGCAGCGGCTACCCGGCGTTCGACTCGGCCGCGCTGGCGGGAAGCCGCGAGCTGCGCTTCCGGCCGGCCACGCGCAACGGCCGACCCGTGGCCGCGTGGTTCCTCCTTCCCGTGCAGTTCGAGCTGAACGCGGCCGACTCGGCCGCCGCGCCGGCGACGGCGCCCGATACGCAGAGCCGGCAATGA
- a CDS encoding pyridoxal-phosphate dependent enzyme: protein MSATESFTAAVMAAPRHQRPYDNVMATIGWTPLIRLNRVAAGIRTPVYGKAEFMNPGGSLKDRIGPAIIEAAEREGRLRPGGTVVEGTSGNTGVGLAIAAAIKGYRCIFTLSDKFSQEKVRLLKAFGAEVIVTSAALAPDHPDNYVNLAKRIAQDTPNAVLADQFYNLANPEAHYRTTGPELWEQTEGRITHFVSGSGTGGTISGVGRYLKERNLAVRVIGADPVGSIVKQFAETGEMGESAPYKVEGIGQDKIPGTLDLSVVDEWRNVDDRSAMQLTRRLTREEGLFVGGSTGLIAHVALQVAREVDDPDACVVFVLCDTGERYLSKVYNDEWMRENRLMDPARLSADDVVRGKSETSPPQLIAVAPETPVRQALSFITQHNVSQLPVVSEGDCVGHVGETSLMGKVLENTAVLDQSVQHVMDAPLPVVDGHIELPAVTRLLSRNPAVLVRRGGRLEGIVTRFDVMRYVTNGA from the coding sequence ATGAGCGCCACCGAGAGCTTCACCGCGGCCGTGATGGCCGCGCCGCGCCACCAGCGGCCGTACGACAACGTGATGGCCACCATCGGGTGGACGCCGCTGATCCGCCTGAACCGCGTGGCCGCCGGGATCCGCACGCCGGTGTACGGCAAGGCCGAGTTCATGAACCCCGGCGGGAGCCTGAAGGACCGCATCGGCCCCGCCATCATCGAGGCGGCCGAGCGCGAGGGGCGGCTCCGGCCCGGCGGCACCGTCGTCGAAGGCACCAGCGGCAACACCGGCGTCGGCCTCGCCATCGCCGCCGCCATCAAGGGGTACCGCTGCATCTTCACCCTCTCCGACAAGTTCAGCCAGGAGAAGGTGCGGCTGCTGAAGGCGTTTGGCGCCGAGGTCATCGTCACCTCCGCCGCGCTCGCGCCCGACCATCCCGACAACTACGTGAACCTGGCCAAGCGCATCGCGCAGGACACGCCCAACGCGGTGCTGGCCGACCAGTTCTACAACCTGGCCAATCCTGAGGCGCACTACCGCACCACCGGGCCGGAGCTCTGGGAGCAGACGGAGGGGCGGATCACCCACTTCGTCTCGGGCTCGGGGACGGGGGGGACGATCAGCGGCGTCGGGCGATATCTGAAGGAGCGCAACCTGGCGGTCCGCGTCATCGGCGCGGACCCCGTGGGCTCCATCGTCAAGCAGTTCGCCGAGACGGGGGAGATGGGCGAGAGCGCGCCGTACAAGGTGGAGGGGATCGGGCAGGACAAGATCCCCGGCACGCTCGACCTCTCCGTGGTGGACGAGTGGCGCAACGTGGACGATCGCTCGGCGATGCAGCTGACCCGGCGGCTGACCCGCGAGGAGGGGCTGTTCGTGGGCGGATCGACCGGCCTGATCGCCCACGTCGCCCTGCAGGTGGCGCGGGAGGTGGACGACCCCGACGCGTGCGTGGTCTTCGTCCTCTGCGACACCGGCGAGCGGTACCTGAGCAAGGTCTACAACGACGAGTGGATGCGCGAGAACCGGCTGATGGACCCCGCGCGCCTCTCCGCCGACGACGTGGTGCGCGGGAAGAGCGAGACCTCGCCGCCGCAGCTGATCGCGGTGGCGCCCGAGACGCCGGTGCGGCAGGCGCTGTCGTTCATCACCCAGCACAACGTCTCGCAGCTTCCCGTGGTGTCCGAGGGCGACTGCGTGGGGCACGTGGGCGAGACCAGCCTGATGGGGAAGGTGCTGGAGAACACGGCCGTGCTCGACCAGTCGGTGCAGCACGTGATGGACGCGCCGCTCCCGGTGGTCGACGGGCACATCGAGCTTCCCGCGGTCACGCGCCTCCTCTCGCGCAACCCGGCGGTGCTGGTGCGCCGCGGCGGCCGGCTGGAGGGGATCGTCACCCGCTTCGACGTGATGCGCTACGTGACGAACGGCGCCTGA
- a CDS encoding carboxypeptidase regulatory-like domain-containing protein — protein MKRVSQAAAWLLCAFLLAFGAAGTAHAQAVTTSALAGRITNEQGAGVPGATVLVVNTATGTTNRGVTAADGRYSVQGLQPGGPYRVTVSGLGLATQTRENLRLALGATQEQNFQMAGQAVALAGITATAERGAVISPTHTGAAATISDSAISRMPTLTRDFTDFTRLVPQVSTSGAGTNGGGRNNRFNNIQIDGAVNNDLFGLAASGTPGGQAGTKPITLEAIQEFQVVLAPFDVRQGGFTGVGINAVTKSGTNKFDGTLTFFGRNQDLTGRYRFTQGDSSAISPRLADFKNYETAFSLGGPIVRNRAFFFVAGELARRNAPIGTFIGGPGITLRQTAVDSVVNYLSTLGLDPGTTADVNLRRQSNNVFGRLDFNLGGSNRLTLRHNYVDAWDDNFATRTDAFYQLTNGGYRFNSKTHATVAQLNSTFFGTLFNEFRAGFTTVRESRDVGQSPFPRIEVLIPGGCSGGTCLVTAGPENSSVANALDQDILEITNDVNFSLGAHNLTIGTHDEFFKFSNLFAQNIYGLYRFTNLDSLRAGRPQRYDFTFFNDSTPGASRRAEFPVRSYSVYTQDKVAFGNLNITAGVRLDWTTLPKNPGDNVRFAQRMDSAFTANGFQWGGRRTSQIPSNNFLINPRIGFNWDAMGDGSTQVRGGVGLFSGRTPYVWISNAYGNTGLDYTSFACTTAAQAPNFSSDPFNQPHGCRTSGGGISLPSLAPNNINTVDPDFKMPQVLRYSLALDRELPLGLIGTLEGLYTKSINDVTYRDLTVVGFRTTAAGADSVIEGRRVIRRITAPGFGNVYDVTNTDKNYSYSLTAQLQRPFSNGWSGSLAYTFGHAYDLNATRSSTARSQFRFNQVPENPNDPPLARSDYDVRHRIVADFSRQFMFIRRAPLDLSLIYVGESGRPYSYTYFGDVNGDSQDSNDLIYVPASQSEVRFAGTSAISAAQSWQNLNDFIERVDCLRENRGKVLKRNACEQPWSNRLDVRVAQTLPTIRGQGLQLTMDILNFANLINSEWGRSQFINNQSETLLSRSGTTDTGGHVLLNAFAAKPGVFQNSDLSSRYQIQVGIKYSF, from the coding sequence ATGAAACGAGTTTCGCAGGCGGCAGCCTGGCTGCTGTGCGCGTTCCTGCTGGCGTTCGGCGCCGCGGGCACCGCGCACGCGCAGGCGGTCACCACGTCGGCGCTGGCCGGGCGCATCACCAACGAGCAGGGAGCCGGCGTGCCCGGCGCCACCGTGCTGGTGGTGAACACGGCGACGGGGACCACGAACCGCGGCGTGACCGCGGCCGACGGCCGCTACTCGGTGCAGGGGCTGCAGCCGGGCGGGCCGTACCGCGTGACCGTGAGCGGGCTGGGGCTGGCCACGCAGACGCGCGAGAACCTCCGCCTGGCGCTGGGTGCCACGCAGGAGCAGAACTTCCAGATGGCCGGCCAGGCGGTGGCGCTGGCGGGGATCACCGCCACCGCCGAGCGCGGGGCCGTGATCTCGCCCACCCACACCGGCGCGGCCGCCACCATCAGCGACTCGGCCATCAGCCGCATGCCGACGCTGACCCGCGACTTCACCGACTTCACCCGCCTGGTGCCGCAGGTCAGCACCAGCGGCGCGGGGACGAACGGCGGCGGGCGCAACAACCGCTTCAACAACATCCAGATCGACGGCGCGGTGAACAACGACCTGTTCGGCCTGGCGGCCAGCGGCACGCCGGGCGGGCAGGCGGGCACCAAGCCCATCACCCTGGAAGCCATCCAGGAGTTCCAGGTGGTGCTGGCGCCCTTCGACGTGCGCCAGGGCGGCTTCACCGGCGTGGGGATCAACGCGGTGACCAAGTCGGGGACCAACAAGTTCGACGGCACCCTGACGTTCTTCGGCCGCAACCAGGACCTCACCGGCCGCTACCGCTTCACGCAGGGCGACAGCTCGGCCATCTCGCCGCGCTTGGCCGACTTCAAGAACTACGAGACGGCCTTCTCGCTGGGCGGCCCGATCGTGCGCAACCGCGCCTTCTTCTTCGTGGCGGGCGAGCTGGCCCGGCGCAACGCGCCGATCGGCACCTTCATCGGCGGCCCCGGCATCACGCTGCGCCAGACGGCGGTGGACTCGGTGGTCAACTACCTGTCCACGCTGGGCCTCGACCCGGGGACCACGGCCGACGTGAACCTGCGCCGCCAGAGCAACAACGTGTTCGGGCGCCTGGACTTCAACCTGGGTGGAAGCAACCGCCTGACGCTGCGCCACAACTACGTGGACGCGTGGGACGACAACTTCGCCACCCGCACCGACGCGTTCTACCAGCTGACCAACGGCGGCTACCGCTTCAACAGCAAGACGCACGCGACGGTGGCGCAACTGAACAGCACCTTCTTCGGCACGCTGTTCAACGAGTTCCGCGCCGGCTTCACCACCGTGCGCGAGAGCCGCGACGTGGGGCAGTCGCCCTTCCCGCGCATCGAGGTGCTGATCCCCGGCGGCTGCTCGGGCGGCACCTGCCTGGTCACGGCCGGGCCCGAGAACTCGTCGGTGGCAAACGCGCTGGACCAGGACATCCTGGAGATCACCAACGACGTGAACTTCTCGCTGGGCGCGCACAACCTGACCATCGGCACGCACGACGAGTTCTTCAAGTTCAGCAACCTGTTCGCGCAGAACATCTACGGCCTGTACCGCTTCACCAACCTCGACTCGCTGAGGGCGGGGCGGCCGCAGCGCTACGACTTCACCTTCTTCAACGACTCCACGCCGGGCGCCAGCCGCCGCGCCGAGTTCCCGGTGCGCAGCTACTCGGTGTACACGCAGGACAAGGTGGCCTTCGGCAACCTGAACATCACCGCGGGCGTGCGGCTGGACTGGACCACCCTGCCGAAGAACCCGGGCGACAACGTGCGGTTCGCGCAGCGCATGGACAGCGCCTTCACGGCCAACGGGTTCCAGTGGGGCGGGCGCCGCACCAGCCAGATCCCCAGCAACAACTTCCTGATCAACCCGCGCATCGGCTTCAACTGGGACGCCATGGGCGACGGCTCCACGCAGGTGCGCGGCGGCGTCGGCCTGTTCTCGGGGCGCACGCCGTACGTGTGGATCTCGAACGCCTACGGCAACACGGGGCTCGACTACACCAGCTTCGCCTGCACCACGGCGGCGCAGGCGCCGAACTTCTCGTCGGACCCGTTCAACCAGCCGCACGGCTGCCGCACGTCGGGCGGCGGGATCTCGCTTCCCTCGCTGGCGCCGAACAACATCAACACGGTCGACCCCGACTTCAAGATGCCGCAGGTGCTGCGCTACTCGCTGGCGCTGGACCGCGAGCTTCCGCTGGGGCTGATCGGCACGCTCGAGGGGCTGTACACCAAGAGCATCAACGACGTGACCTACCGCGACCTGACGGTGGTGGGCTTCCGCACCACCGCGGCCGGGGCCGACTCGGTCATCGAGGGCCGCCGGGTGATCCGCCGCATCACGGCGCCGGGCTTCGGCAACGTGTACGACGTGACCAACACCGACAAGAACTACAGCTACAGCCTGACGGCGCAGCTGCAGCGGCCGTTCAGCAACGGCTGGAGCGGGTCGCTGGCGTACACCTTCGGGCACGCGTACGACCTGAACGCCACGCGCTCGAGCACCGCGCGCAGCCAGTTCCGCTTCAACCAGGTGCCCGAGAACCCGAACGACCCGCCGCTGGCGCGCTCGGACTACGACGTGCGGCACCGCATCGTGGCGGACTTCTCGCGGCAGTTCATGTTCATCCGCCGCGCGCCGCTGGACCTCTCGCTGATCTACGTGGGCGAGAGCGGCCGTCCGTACTCGTACACCTACTTCGGCGACGTCAACGGCGACAGCCAGGACTCGAACGACCTGATCTACGTGCCGGCGTCGCAGAGCGAGGTGCGCTTCGCCGGCACCTCGGCGATCTCGGCGGCGCAGTCGTGGCAGAACCTGAACGACTTCATCGAGCGGGTGGACTGCCTGCGCGAGAACCGCGGCAAGGTGCTGAAGCGCAACGCCTGCGAGCAGCCCTGGAGCAACCGCCTGGACGTGCGCGTGGCACAGACGCTGCCCACCATCCGCGGCCAGGGGCTGCAGCTGACGATGGACATCCTGAACTTCGCCAACCTGATCAACTCGGAGTGGGGGCGGAGCCAGTTCATCAACAACCAGTCCGAGACGCTGCTGTCGCGCTCGGGCACCACGGACACCGGCGGCCACGTGCTGCTGAACGCCTTCGCGGCCAAGCCGGGCGTGTTCCAGAACAGCGACCTGAGCTCGCGCTACCAGATCCAGGTCGGCATCAAGTACAGCTTCTGA
- a CDS encoding M57 family metalloprotease, producing MSARRTRLAAGAVAALFLAACGDQRSPVAPADEVPAADLAALRTLGFSDAGVVDHGDYYVVEGDVEVSKSTLRATPSMQPARRIVLRGDVAAMINPPVTGATRGWSWHAPRLSAAPGDPRMQWQTWAIVSASRARTIHVDLSAIASSTDWQDAARSALQNWTNILGSAVTMVEGGGADITIRFENLNDTTEIARASWPRDATGGGPGPLIRINTYFLNGLSVSQMERAITHELGHTIGFRHSNWQARGETNGDPGAVRIGDTPATDAASVMNAVNTFWNGFSPNDERAAIILYPDTTQVTVTNSAGQPFLSWNALTGATSYGVMVVWQGEESWTDPNDRENSYTTWVVDGMELVSSTTATTFLDTVTPWTGTSTCWRTSSTDPAWSGGEKTSSYWVSAAFQNGTTNTSVVAPVCQSN from the coding sequence ATGTCCGCCAGACGTACACGTCTTGCCGCCGGCGCCGTGGCGGCCCTCTTCCTTGCCGCCTGCGGCGACCAGCGCTCGCCGGTGGCGCCCGCGGACGAGGTTCCGGCCGCCGATCTTGCCGCGCTGCGGACGCTCGGGTTCTCGGACGCCGGCGTCGTCGACCACGGTGACTACTACGTGGTCGAGGGCGACGTCGAGGTGAGCAAGAGCACTCTCCGCGCCACTCCGTCGATGCAGCCCGCCCGGCGCATCGTGCTGCGCGGCGACGTGGCGGCGATGATCAACCCACCCGTGACCGGGGCCACGCGCGGTTGGAGCTGGCACGCGCCGCGGCTCAGCGCGGCCCCCGGCGATCCGCGCATGCAGTGGCAGACCTGGGCCATCGTGTCGGCCTCGCGGGCGCGGACGATCCACGTGGACCTGTCGGCGATCGCCTCGTCGACGGACTGGCAGGACGCCGCCCGGTCGGCGCTGCAGAACTGGACGAACATCCTGGGTTCGGCGGTCACGATGGTGGAGGGCGGGGGCGCCGACATCACCATCCGCTTCGAGAATCTCAACGACACCACCGAGATCGCCCGGGCCTCGTGGCCCAGGGACGCCACCGGCGGCGGCCCCGGCCCGCTCATCCGCATCAACACCTACTTCCTCAACGGGCTGTCGGTCTCGCAGATGGAGCGTGCAATCACCCACGAGCTGGGCCACACGATCGGCTTCCGGCACAGCAACTGGCAGGCGCGCGGCGAGACGAACGGCGATCCCGGCGCCGTGCGCATCGGCGACACGCCCGCGACCGACGCGGCCTCGGTGATGAACGCGGTCAACACCTTCTGGAACGGCTTCAGCCCCAACGACGAGCGCGCCGCCATCATCCTCTATCCCGACACCACGCAGGTGACGGTGACGAACTCCGCGGGGCAGCCGTTCCTTTCGTGGAACGCGCTCACCGGCGCCACGAGCTACGGGGTGATGGTGGTGTGGCAGGGCGAGGAGAGCTGGACCGACCCCAACGACCGCGAGAACTCGTACACCACCTGGGTGGTGGACGGGATGGAACTGGTGAGCTCCACGACCGCGACCACGTTCCTCGACACGGTGACGCCGTGGACCGGCACCAGCACCTGCTGGCGCACGAGCTCCACCGATCCCGCGTGGAGCGGCGGCGAGAAGACCTCGAGCTACTGGGTCAGCGCCGCCTTCCAGAACGGGACCACCAACACCAGCGTGGTGGCGCCCGTCTGCCAGAGCAACTGA
- a CDS encoding LytTR family DNA-binding domain-containing protein has translation MGAPPLRVLVVDDEPLARQRLEDLLAREEGAELVGTAADGDEAVEAIRTLRPDLVFLDVQMPGKTGMEVVREIGPERMPATVFVTAYDQFALQAFDVAAVDYLLKPYDDERFEQAFRRAQKIAELSEVGRLAGRLRALLGGDGAPSPTPAADAIPATEPRPAATKSPSPWTERIAVEMRGQVRVVPVEQIEYITASGPYAELHTSERGYVIRERMQALEERLDPARFLRIHRSIIVRLDTIDTLLRGGGGDYAVRLKNGVKLKVSRTRVEELERRMGVGR, from the coding sequence ATGGGCGCCCCGCCGCTCCGCGTCCTGGTGGTCGACGACGAGCCGCTCGCCCGCCAGCGGCTGGAAGACCTGCTCGCCCGCGAGGAGGGCGCCGAGCTGGTGGGGACGGCGGCCGACGGCGACGAGGCGGTGGAGGCGATCCGCACGCTCCGCCCCGATCTCGTCTTCCTGGACGTGCAGATGCCGGGGAAGACGGGGATGGAGGTGGTGCGCGAGATCGGCCCCGAGCGGATGCCCGCAACCGTGTTCGTCACCGCGTACGACCAGTTCGCGCTGCAGGCGTTCGACGTGGCCGCGGTGGACTACCTGCTGAAGCCGTACGACGACGAGCGCTTCGAGCAGGCCTTCCGCCGCGCGCAGAAGATCGCCGAGCTCTCCGAGGTCGGCCGCCTGGCCGGCCGCCTCCGCGCCCTCCTCGGCGGAGACGGCGCGCCGTCTCCCACGCCTGCGGCGGATGCGATTCCCGCAACGGAGCCGCGTCCGGCCGCGACGAAGTCTCCGTCGCCGTGGACCGAGCGGATCGCGGTGGAGATGCGGGGGCAGGTGCGGGTGGTGCCGGTGGAGCAGATCGAGTACATCACCGCCAGCGGCCCCTACGCCGAGCTGCACACGTCCGAGCGCGGCTACGTCATCCGCGAGCGGATGCAGGCGCTGGAGGAGCGGCTGGACCCCGCGCGCTTCCTGCGCATCCACCGCTCCATCATCGTCCGGCTCGACACCATCGACACCCTCCTGCGCGGCGGCGGCGGCGACTACGCGGTGCGTCTGAAGAACGGCGTGAAGCTCAAGGTCAGCCGCACCCGCGTCGAGGAGCTGGAGCGCAGGATGGGCGTCGGACGGTAG